The nucleotide window CCACGGCAAGGGCCGCGCCGTGTGGGGGGTCGGGGAGCAGCTGTACAAGGTCCAGACCGTCCTGCACCCCCTGGAGAAGCAGCTGACGTTCACCAACGACGCCATCCAGGGCGCCGGCTGACGGCGGACAAAGAGATGGTTATGGTCAAGGTCACCGTCGCCACCGTCGCGGCCAGCCTGCTCGCCGGCCCACTCCTCGTCGCGCTGCTCCTCGCCACGGTCACCGCCCCAGCCGTCGGCGCGCACCTGGCCACGCTCGCGTGCACCGGACCGGGTAGCACCCCGGCCGGTGCAGGTGCGGCCGGGGCCGGGGCCGGGGAGTGGCGGGTGCCGTTCGAGCAGGCGTACACGGTGTCCAACCGTGGCTTCGGCCGGCAGTTCCACCCCATCCACCGCGAGTGGCGCCCCCACACCGGGCAGGACCTGGTCTCCCGGCCCGGACCCGGCCCGGTCGTCGCCGCATCCGCCGGCCTCATCAGCCGGGCCGGTGACGGCGGCGCGTACGGCAACGTCGTCGACATCGACCACGGCGGCGGGATCAGCACCCGCTACGCCCACTTGGCCAGCATCGACCCCGCCGTCAGCGCCGGCGCCCAGGTCAGCACCGGGCAACGGCTCGGCGTCGAGGGCTCCACCGGCACCAGCACCGGCAACCACCTGCACTTCGAGGTCCTCCGCCACGGCACCGCGGTCGACCCGGTCGCCTTCATGGCCCAGCGAGGCGCACCCCTGGACGGGACGGCCGTCCCCCCCCGGGCCAGCGCGCCGGACGACGTCCCCCCTGCCGGGACCGTCCTCACCGGATCCCTCCTCGCCGGCACCGCCACCCAGCCGGACGCCTCGGGGGAGGCGGGCGAGGGCGGTGTGGGTTTCGAGCTGCCCCCGGCAGGACAACCCCGAAAGGCCTCCGTAATCAACGCGCCGGTCCCTGTCCCCGCCGACGTCGAGGCCCTCTACCGCGCGGCAGCCGAACGCTACGCGATCCCGTGGACCGTGCTCGCCGGCATCGGCATGGCCGAGACCGCGCACGGCCGGCTCACCGCGACCTCTTCCGCCGGGGCCCGGGGACTGATGCAATTCATGCCCGCGACCTGGACGACGATGGGCGTGGACGGCGACGGCGACGGTCGCGCCGACATCACCAACGACGCCGACAGCGTGCACTCCGCCGCGCACTACCTCACCGTCTCCGGGCTCACCGAAGGACCCGACGGGGTCCGCGCCGCACTCTTCGCCTACAACCGCGCCGACTGGTACGTCAACGACGTCTTGGCCTACGCGCACGCCTACGGCGGCGGGAACGTCCTGGGCGACCTCACCGACTGCGGGCCCGGCACCACCAGCACCGCCGCCGGCGGAAACCCCCTGCTGCCCCCGATCGACGACGCCCGGGTGGTCACCATGCTCACCTGGGCGCACGCCCAGGACGGTGAGCCCTACGTCTTCGGCGCCAACGGCCCCGACTCCTGGGACTGCTCCTCCTTCACCCAGACCGCCCTGGCCCAGATCGGGATCAGCGCACCCCGCACCGCCGCCGCGCAACGGGACTGGCTCGCGGCAGGGAACGGGTACCGGGTCCAGCTGGGCCAGGAGCGCCCCGGCGACCTCGTCTTCTGGGACTCCTACCTCGGACCCGACCGGATCGGGCACGTCATGCTCGTCGCCGACCCCGCCACCTTCAGCACCATCGAGGCCCGCGACCGCCGCGACGGAACCGGCACCTTCAGCTACGCCGACGGACCCGAGCGCAACCGGTTCGAGATCTGGCGCGTCGGCAACCTCTCCGACGGCGCCACCCTCAGCCGGACCTGAGCCAGCCGCACCCCGCACAGGGGCGCCACCGCACGCGCCCGAGGACCCCCCGCACTGGTGACCGCCGAGGGTGCCGGGTTGACGTGTGGGGAGCATGAGCATGCAGCGGTCACGCCGTCACGACCCCTACCCGTGGACGTGGGAGCTCCCGCTCGGCATCACCGTCGCCGTGGTGATGGTTCTGGTGCTGGCCGCCCACTGCGGCCGCGCCGTCGCGAACCTGCTCGCCGGGCAGCCCTGGCGCTTCCCGCCGCGCACCGAGCTGTTCACCAGCCTGCCCGCCCTCCTCCGGGGCGACGCTGCCGCCGGCCTCCAGACCCCGCCCGCGCTGGCACCCGGACCAGGCGCAGCGGAGACGGTGGCCACCACCGGCACGTTGTGGGCCTGCATCGCCGCCGTCGAGGTCGGGGCGCTAGTAGTGATGGGGCTGCTCGGCTGGCAGGCCCTGGCCCGGTGGGGACCGGGCCGCCTGAAGGGCATGGCCAGCACCGCAGACGTGGGACGCATGCTCGGCCGGTCCCGGCTGCGAGCCAACCGGGCCGTCATCCGGCCCGACCTCTACGGCCGCCACCACGGGACCCCGACCGCCCGGCACCCTGCGTCTGTCCCTTCGTCTCTCCCGACGGCTGCCGCCCCCGCGGGCTCCGGGCGGCGCAGGTGAAGGCGGCGGCATGCCGGGAGGTCGGCTGGCGGCTCGGGAAGGCGCAGGAACCCCGCGGGGGCGAGCTGTGGGTGCCGTGGGACCGCACCGCCGGCGTCATCGGCCCCCAAGGGTCCGGGAAGACCCTGGACCTGCTCACCCCGGCCCTGCTGGGCGCACACGGCGCGGCCCTGGTCACCCTGACGAAGGTCGACGACCTGCTCCTCAGCGTCACCGCCCGCTCCCGCGACGGACGGCAGGGTGATCGTCCCTGCGTCGTCCTGGACCCGTTCGGCCTGGCACCAGGCCTGCCGGAGCTGGTGTGGGACCCGATCGAAGGCTGCGTCGACCCGATGGTCGCCGAACGACGCGCCAAGGCGTTCACCGCCGGCACCGTCAAGGCAGCCGTGAGCTCCGGCGGCGGGGACGACACCGCCGCCCGCTTCTACGCCGCGGAAGCCGCCAAGGTGATCCAGGCGTTCTTCCACGCCGCCGCCCTGACCGGCAGGTCCCTTGAACATGTGCTGCGCTGGGTCGCCAACCCCCGCAGCGCCAGCGAGCCGTCGGAGATCCTGCGAGAACACCCCCACGCCGCACCGTTCTGGCACGGCCTGCTCCACGGTGCCCTCCACGGTGACGACCGCACCGCCGGGAACACCACCACGACGGTGCAGCAGGCCATGAGCCTGTTCTTCCAGGCCGACATCCGCACCCGCTGCACCCCCGGCCCGGGGCGGGCCAGCACCGACATCGCCGACGTCATCCGCCGCCACGGCACCATCTACCTCCTCGGCCGCGAAGACCCTTACGCCTCCGCCTCACCCCTCATGACGGCGCTGGCCGAGCACGTCCTGGACACCGCCCTCACCCTGGCTAACGAGTCCCCCTGGGGACGGCTGTGCCCGCCGATGCTGGCGTGCCTGGACGAACTGCCCTCCACCGCACCCATCCCGACCCTGCGCACCCGGATGGCGAACGAGCGGGCCCTCGGGATCTCGTTCATCTACGCCGCGCAGACCTGGAGACAGCTCTCGGCCATCTTCGGCGAACCGGAGGCTCGAGCCCTGTTCGGCCTCACCAACGTCCTCGTCATGTTCGGCGGCTCCAAGGACGTCGCCTTCAACCAGGAGGTGTCCGACCTGGTGGGCACGACACGGGTGTCCCGCAGCAGCTGGCAGACCGGCCGAGGTGGCCGGACCGTGTCCGGTGACGACATCGCCGTCCTGCGCCCAGAAGAGATTCGCCAACTGCCCGAGGGGCGCGCCCTGGTGGTGGCCGAGAACGGCAAACCCATCATCGCCCGCCTGCACCGGTGCATCGACGGCCGGCCGGGCCGACGACTGCTGCAGCAGCAGCAGGAGCAGCGCGACCGGGTCTGCGCCACCCGCAGCGGCACCGTCAGCGCAGCCGCCCGCGCCGTCGCCGCCCACGCCGAAGCCCGCCGGCACGGCCTCGCCGCCCACGAAGAGGAACCCCTGTGACCACCCCGTCCACTGCCCCCCGGCCTTCCGCGGGCCTGATGGTGGCGCCGTTCCCGCAGCCGGCCCAGCTGGTGCGGCTGGCCTACCGCGAGCTGCACATCGCGGCCACCGGCACCAAGGAGCAGATCGCTGCCCTCGGTGACCCGGCACTGCTTCCGCGCCCGTGGGACCCCGCCTCGTGCATCCAGCCGCAGCTACGTCGACAGGTGTGGGAGTGGCTCGAGCAGGTCGTCACCTGGCTCAACTCCGAATACGTGTGGGACGCCGAGGCCGCCGTCCTGCCCTGCTGGCCCCAGCACCCCCACCTCGTTCACGAGATCGCCGTCCTCGCCGACCAGCGCCGCCGCACGGGCGCAGAGCTGACCAGCGAGGCCCTGGAGGACTGGCACCGCTACAGCCTGCCCGCCTTCCAGGACCGCACCCGGACCCGCACCAAGGGCCACTGCCAGGACGGGCACGAGCCCTGGCCCGCCAAGGGACGCCACACCCGCCACACCGCCGAGGCGGCCCACCGAGCCCGGGCCGAGGTGTACGACGCGGACGCCCTCGCCTCCCAGGCAGGGGCCTCGCCGGCCCCGCCACGACCGGCCCGGCTCAGCGTCGTCGATCTGGAAACGGGAGAGCTCAACCCCTGATCGAGGGCTCGCGCCTGCTCTGCCACGAGTGACCACCGACCAGGGTGTCCTCAGCTCGCGGCGGCTCGACCCGAGCAGCCTCGGCGCCGACGCACGTAGCGGCCCTTGCTGACGCGCTCGAGCAGCGGGCACCGCAGGAGGACCTGGGTCGCGGCCTGGAATGAGCACCCCAGGCGGGTGAGGACCTGCAGCAGCGAGTCGGTGGTGACGCTGCCTGGTTCGGCCGCGGTCGCAGCTCGGCGCAGCGCGGCGTCCGCGTCGGGCGGGTGGTCCCACCACCAGCCGCGGCCCCGGCCTCGCGGCGGAACCCCTGCGCCGGGGGCCCGTGATCCGGGCGGGACGAGGGTGGGGTCCTGCTGGGCGACGTACCCCAGCCACGCACGCAGGACCGGCACGGGCGGTGGGCCGCTGCCCGGGCCGCGCGTGGTGGACGGCTGCTGCTCCCACGCCGCCTGCAGCCAGGCACGCAGCTGCGGCGTGCTGAGCCTCTCCGCCGACAGGACGCGCCGCGCGGTCCGTGCCGCGGTGCCCGGGCGGGGCCCTCCCGTCCACGCCAGGCACACCCACACCTGCCGGGCATGCACCGGGAGCACGTGCAGGGACGGGTGCGCGGCGAGCAGCCCCGCCAGCGCAACTGGGCCCGCCACCCACGACGGTGTGTCCACGACGACGGCGAGGTCGGACTGCAGCCGGCGCACCGCCCCTGTCACGAGCTTCATCGCCGCGGCCTTGTCGACCGCGGGGACCAGCACCCCGCTGGCCGTACCGCCGGCACGAGCCGGGCCGGTCCGCGCTGCGGGTGCCGACCCGGCGGCTGCCCGTCGCGTCGCGGTGACCCGGTCGACCGGGGACGCCTCAGCGGGTCTCCCGCGGCTCGCTGAGGTGGGCCACAAGACGTCCGTGCCCGGGGCGTCCACGCCGTAGAAGGCCAGCAGCCGCTGAAGCACCGGCAGCGACAGCGGGCGCTCGAGCGCACCGGCTCCGACGAGCTCGTCAACGACGTCGTCGACTGTCCGGACCCCCGCCCGGGCCAACGTCCCGGCGACCTGCTCGATCGCGCGCGGGACCGGTGTGCCCCGCGCGAAACGTGCTGCCTCGGCCCGCAGCTGACTGACCCGGTCTGAACCCACCACTGGCCCCGGCTGGGGACCAGGCTGCGGTGGCTGCAGAAGGTCGTTCAGGACGAGCAGCTGGTCTCGTCGTCGCAAGGGAAGAGCGTGGGCGAGGGCCACCTCCATGACCGCGGGCAGGGCGCCCTGGGGCGGCAGGCGCGGCAGTACCCGCTGCACCCGCCTCCCCGTGACAGCAACCAGCACGGGGCCAGCCTGGCCTGAGGCCGCGGTGCTGCGACAGGGCAAGGAGGCGTCTGAGGCCGTCAGTCACCCAGGACGACCGTCCGCCTCCACCGGCCCAGTTGAGTGATTGCACCCGACTTTGGGCTCGGTGGCGTTCTGGTCTGGCCCCGATTGCCGGGTTCAGCGCCGCGGCGCTGGGGACGCCGAGGGCGAGGACACGGCCCGCGACGTCTCCGCGGCCGCCTCTGGGTCGGTCCGGTGCCTGACGGTGGGTTCGGTCGCAGGCATCGGCAGGTCGAGGTGGGCGACCAGCCGGTACCGGAGTTCCTGGGCGGGGCGGTCGCCGAGCGGCGCGGCCTGCACGACCTGCCGGGTGGCGGCCGGGACGTCGTGACCCTGGTCGCTGGCGGCCTGCATGAGGTGGGCCAGGGCAGGCCAGTCGTCCTGGGTGACGAGCCGGGGGTCGAGGGTCGCGGCCACCTCGTGCCAGCGTTCCGCCGGCGCCCCAACCAAGGGTGTAGTTGTCCCCAGGGCTGCCGGGGATCCGTGCGTCCCCGTCCGGGTGGCGGTCTGCAGCCGCTCCCGAACAGCCCGGACGTCCTGCAGGGCCGTGTCTGTGGCGCGCCGGGGGTCGGCGTTCCACGCCCTGACGTGCTCGAGGAGCTGCTGGTCGACCTCGGCGCGGCCGAGGTCCAGCCGACGCGACACCTCGACGGCGGTGGCAGGCCACTCGTGTGGCGGTCGGGCGGCCGCCACGGCCATCGCCTCACCGACGGCCTGGCCGGGGGGCAGGTTCCTCAGCCGTTCCTCGAGGAGCACCTCACCGAGCGGACGGGCCTGGCTGAGGGTCTGCCTTAGCGCCGCAGGGCCGCGGGTCGTGTATAGGGAGGCGGGGTCGGTGCCGTCGGGCAGCTCGACCACGGCGGGGTCAAGGCCGTGCAGGGCCAAGGTCCAGTAGGCACGCTCGGCGGCCATCCGGCCAGGGAGGTCCGCGTCGGTGGCCACCACGGGACGGACGGCCAGCGGGCCGCTCACCGGGTCAACATGGGTGGCGATCTGAGTGGTGATCTGGGCGGCGAGCTGGGCGGCCTGCTGGTCGGTCAGCGCGGTCCCCAGCGGCGCGACACCGACGTGGCTGCCTCTGGTGGCGAGGGTGACGGCGATCGCGTCCATCGGTCCTTCGACGATGACCGGGACGGCTCCGCCGCGCAGGAGGTCCTCGCCGGCGACGTACAGCTGGGCACCCTTGACGAACGCCAGGGTGGTGGCGGTGTTGAGGTACTTCGGTCCACGCTGTTCGGTGTCGGTGACGTGCGGATGACGGCGGCCGATGAACCCGAGGACCTCGCCGTGGTGGGTGATGGGCAGCACGGCCCGGTCGCGGAAGCGGTCGATGAGCCGGCCGGTGGTGGCTGTGGTGGCGACGCCCGCGGCCAGCATCTCCTCGTCCGTGACGCCGAGGTGTCCCAGGTGGCTCACCAGCCCGTTCCAGCCGCGGGGTGCGTAGCCGGGCCGGGCGGCAGGGCCCTCGACAGGGTCGTCGGCAGGGTCGTCGACGAGGTCGTGCCCGAACCGTTCCAGCAGGTGTGCTTGTGCCCACGAGCCGCGGTACTGGCTCTGGAACCAGTCCAGGGCGAGCTGGTTGACCTGCACCACCCGCTCGCGGGAGACCGGGGCGGTCTCGAGCTCGTAGGCCCGCTGCAGCTGCCGCTCGACGTCGCCGGCGCTGGGCTCTGGCGCACCGAGCACGTCCCGCAGCCGGGCCTGTACCGCGAGGTCGGCCGTTACGGCGGCCGCATGGTCGTGCAGGTCCAGCGCGGCTGGGGCGTCGGGGACGTCTGTGCGGTCGACCGGGTTGGGCACGGCAGCGGGCGATGCGGGGTGGCCGGAGACCCCGAAGTCCCCCCGCACTGACAAGGCGTGCAGCAGGTCGTCGTGGGGGGCGATGTGCGCCGGCTCCACGCTTATGGGGGGCCCGTCGCCGGCGCGGACCGGGAGGTCGGGGTCGACGCCGTCCCACAGGTCTGTCGGGGGCGGGTTCTCGGAGACGTCGGGGTGCTGGCTGGTGCCGGGGGCGGTGCTCGGGTCGGTGAGGACGGAGGCCCGCCACACCATCGCCAGGCACATCTCCTCGGCCGGCACCGCCGCGGAACTAGCTTCGGACGCGGCCGTGGGCGTGCCGACGGCGGCCAGGCCGGGTGGGGTGGCGGCGCTGAGCAGGGCGTCGACCTGCCAGCCGCGCTGCAGGCCGTGCTCGACCACGGCCACCAACGCCGGCCACAAGGTGCTGGCCTGCACAGCCTCGGCGCCGTGGCGTCCGAGCACTTGAGCGACGCGGTCCGCCCATGGCACGGGGAGCGGCTGGCCGCTGACGTCAGGGGCGGGGGGCCGGTGGTCGGGGGCGACGGCCAGGGCAACAGCGGGGGAGACGTGCCGGCTGATCCGCCACCACAGGGCGGCCGCGGCGTGGTCGTCGGGCAGCGGAGCGACCCGGGCGGCGTCCACCAGCAGGGGGCGGGCGTCGATCCCGGCGCGCGACAGCGCGGCGAGACGTCCAGCCAGGACAGGGGTGAACGCGTCGGCGGCGACGGCTGGCGCGGTGAGGCGCAGCAGCTCACCCCACTCGGCCATGGCGGGCGTGCGGCCGCTGTCGAGGTGTTCCTGCAGGGTGCGCTGCCAGGTGCGGGCCGCCTTCTGCAGCTGTGGCGGGCCGGTGGGGCGGCGGTCTCCCGGCTCGACCTGCATCGCAGCCCGCCACACCTCGACGTCGGCGACGACGTCTGCCGGCGGCCTCGGACCGGCCTGCTCCAGCCACCCCGGCACGCCTGACGCGTCGCCGACGCTCGCGCGTACCTGCGCCGCCAAGTCCACGACCAGGTCGGCGCGGTCCTTCAGGTAGGTGCCCCAGATGCGGTCCTGGGCGAGCTGCGTGGGGACGCCGGGCAGCCATGGCAGCGGCCCGGGGCCGCTGCTGCGGGACCCGGAGGCGTCCAGGCGCCAGTCGAGGACCGCGGCGGCGTCTGCTGCCCCGTCCAGGGGCCGGATCTCCGCGGCGCGGTGCAGGGCGTCGACGGGGTCGGTGCCGGCCGCGGCGAGCAGCATGAGGTGGGCGCGCAGGACGGGCCATGCGGGGGAGGTCGGCAGGCCGTCGACGACGCCCGCGACGTCGGTGGCTGCGGTGTCGATCCGGCGGGCCACGTCGGGGCCGAGGACGTGCTGCGCGGCGGCGTGCAGCGCGTCGACGTAGCGGACCGTGGCCTGGCCGAGCAGGACGGCTGGGGCGGCATGCTCACGCTGCAGCGTGCTCGCCGACGTCGGGGCGCCGTCGCGGGCGAGGATGGCTTCGAGCTCCTCGGTCGCGCTCAGCGGACGTACTACCTCGGGGCGGACCACGCTGTGGGGGTCGCCGTCGCCGACCACCTCCAGGTACACGTGGTTCGCCATCCGGCCGCGGGTGAGCATCGTGTACAGCTGCTGGCGGGACAGCTGGGACTGCTGCCCGCCCTGCTGGCCTCCCACGAGGCCGTGGATGGTGTCCACAGAGACGCCCTGCGCGGTGTGGACGGTCGTGGCGTAGCCGAGCTCGACGGAGGCTCGCACGTAGGAGGCCGGCAGCTGCACGCTGCGCCCGCTGCCTAGGTGCCGGGCGATGATCGCGCCGTCGTCGTGGACGGCGGTCAGGGTCCACCGGTCACCGTTCTTCACCCAGTCCGTCGACGTCGTCCGCAGCGACCGGTCGTTCGTCCGGGTGATGAGCAGGTCCCCGGCGCTGGCCTCGAGCCCGTCCGCCAGCCGCACCACCACCACCACCGCCGCTGCGGGCGTCCCCGACGTCAACTCGTTGCCGACGGTGCTGGTGCTGTCCTCGGCGGCGGTGCTGAGGCGGTGGGCACGGGCGCGTTGGTTGAGGTCGGCGACCAGGTCGTGGGTGGGCGCCAGCATGATGGAGTCCAGGCCGGCGGCGCGGTCGTCCCGCCAGGCCTGGAAGACCTCGTCGGTCATGGTGGTGAGGTCCCCGACGTGGACCCGGTCCTGGTCGAGGTAGAAGCCGAGCGCCTCCGCGCGGCCCTCGCGCAGCGCGAGCGTGGCTGCGCCCTCGGCGGGGTCGCGGAAGCGCAGGAGCTCACTGAGGTGGACTGCGCCGTGGGTCGCCGCGATGTCGCGCAGGACACCGCCGGCGCCGATCGCGGCGAGCTGCTGGTCGTCGCCGACGAGCCGGACGCTGCCGCCGCGCTCGATGACGAACGCCGCCGCGGTCGCCAGCGACATCGTGTCCGCCATCCCGGCCTCGTCGATCACCACCAGGGTCGTGGCGTCGATCCGTCGCACCCACTCCGGCAGGGGTCCTGGTGACCCATGCGCCTCCTGGTTCAGGGACCACGTCAGCTTGGCCAGG belongs to Aquipuribacter hungaricus and includes:
- a CDS encoding peptidoglycan DD-metalloendopeptidase family protein; protein product: MVMVKVTVATVAASLLAGPLLVALLLATVTAPAVGAHLATLACTGPGSTPAGAGAAGAGAGEWRVPFEQAYTVSNRGFGRQFHPIHREWRPHTGQDLVSRPGPGPVVAASAGLISRAGDGGAYGNVVDIDHGGGISTRYAHLASIDPAVSAGAQVSTGQRLGVEGSTGTSTGNHLHFEVLRHGTAVDPVAFMAQRGAPLDGTAVPPRASAPDDVPPAGTVLTGSLLAGTATQPDASGEAGEGGVGFELPPAGQPRKASVINAPVPVPADVEALYRAAAERYAIPWTVLAGIGMAETAHGRLTATSSAGARGLMQFMPATWTTMGVDGDGDGRADITNDADSVHSAAHYLTVSGLTEGPDGVRAALFAYNRADWYVNDVLAYAHAYGGGNVLGDLTDCGPGTTSTAAGGNPLLPPIDDARVVTMLTWAHAQDGEPYVFGANGPDSWDCSSFTQTALAQIGISAPRTAAAQRDWLAAGNGYRVQLGQERPGDLVFWDSYLGPDRIGHVMLVADPATFSTIEARDRRDGTGTFSYADGPERNRFEIWRVGNLSDGATLSRT
- a CDS encoding type IV secretory system conjugative DNA transfer family protein, producing MKAAACREVGWRLGKAQEPRGGELWVPWDRTAGVIGPQGSGKTLDLLTPALLGAHGAALVTLTKVDDLLLSVTARSRDGRQGDRPCVVLDPFGLAPGLPELVWDPIEGCVDPMVAERRAKAFTAGTVKAAVSSGGGDDTAARFYAAEAAKVIQAFFHAAALTGRSLEHVLRWVANPRSASEPSEILREHPHAAPFWHGLLHGALHGDDRTAGNTTTTVQQAMSLFFQADIRTRCTPGPGRASTDIADVIRRHGTIYLLGREDPYASASPLMTALAEHVLDTALTLANESPWGRLCPPMLACLDELPSTAPIPTLRTRMANERALGISFIYAAQTWRQLSAIFGEPEARALFGLTNVLVMFGGSKDVAFNQEVSDLVGTTRVSRSSWQTGRGGRTVSGDDIAVLRPEEIRQLPEGRALVVAENGKPIIARLHRCIDGRPGRRLLQQQQEQRDRVCATRSGTVSAAARAVAAHAEARRHGLAAHEEEPL
- the mobF gene encoding MobF family relaxase; this translates as MSVHKLTAGSGYDYLTRQVAAMDATEKGHTGLASYYTDRGETPGQWVGSGMTGIDGLAVGDVVTAEQMQALFGSGHHPLAAQRLAALEAANPDQPGRPGGLSVRDRQAVTRLGAPYKVFTGDVSPFRLEVAKRIAAISTDAGLPGDWPVPAEERARVRTEVGREFFLAEHGRQPLDARELAGAIARHSRSKTTAVAGYDLTFSPVKSVSALWAIAPPDIAARIERAHQGAVADALRFIETHALYTRTGTNGVRQVDVRGLVGTAFTHRDSRAGDPDLHTHVAIANKVQTVGPVGSEAPDGAPDGAPDGAGVEGGRWLAIDGRILFKAVVTASETYNTALETRLRDDLGVQFDFRADDRASSRAEAQKRPVREVVGFEPVLLQRWSARRASIEVRQGELATRFQRQHGRPPTPVEALQLAQQATLETRDAKHEPRTLAEQRAAWQAQAEHVLGGAQQVQRMLRGVLDPSTRRPSAQHRGLDVASPAWLSGAAGRTLTAMQERRSTWQVWHVRAEAQRQVRSAGAGAEVSGRAVDALVEEVLKRRSVSLAVAERDVRGRALTEPGQLRRADDSSVYRVAGADLFTSAAVLAAEQQMVGLAGRLDGRVVDDRAVDVALLEATANGRVLNAGQVALVRQMATSGARLQLAVAPAGSGKTTAMSALAAAWTEGGGHVVGLAPSAAAAAALREQTGTQTETLAKLTWSLNQEAHGSPGPLPEWVRRIDATTLVVIDEAGMADTMSLATAAAFVIERGGSVRLVGDDQQLAAIGAGGVLRDIAATHGAVHLSELLRFRDPAEGAATLALREGRAEALGFYLDQDRVHVGDLTTMTDEVFQAWRDDRAAGLDSIMLAPTHDLVADLNQRARAHRLSTAAEDSTSTVGNELTSGTPAAAVVVVVRLADGLEASAGDLLITRTNDRSLRTTSTDWVKNGDRWTLTAVHDDGAIIARHLGSGRSVQLPASYVRASVELGYATTVHTAQGVSVDTIHGLVGGQQGGQQSQLSRQQLYTMLTRGRMANHVYLEVVGDGDPHSVVRPEVVRPLSATEELEAILARDGAPTSASTLQREHAAPAVLLGQATVRYVDALHAAAQHVLGPDVARRIDTAATDVAGVVDGLPTSPAWPVLRAHLMLLAAAGTDPVDALHRAAEIRPLDGAADAAAVLDWRLDASGSRSSGPGPLPWLPGVPTQLAQDRIWGTYLKDRADLVVDLAAQVRASVGDASGVPGWLEQAGPRPPADVVADVEVWRAAMQVEPGDRRPTGPPQLQKAARTWQRTLQEHLDSGRTPAMAEWGELLRLTAPAVAADAFTPVLAGRLAALSRAGIDARPLLVDAARVAPLPDDHAAAALWWRISRHVSPAVALAVAPDHRPPAPDVSGQPLPVPWADRVAQVLGRHGAEAVQASTLWPALVAVVEHGLQRGWQVDALLSAATPPGLAAVGTPTAASEASSAAVPAEEMCLAMVWRASVLTDPSTAPGTSQHPDVSENPPPTDLWDGVDPDLPVRAGDGPPISVEPAHIAPHDDLLHALSVRGDFGVSGHPASPAAVPNPVDRTDVPDAPAALDLHDHAAAVTADLAVQARLRDVLGAPEPSAGDVERQLQRAYELETAPVSRERVVQVNQLALDWFQSQYRGSWAQAHLLERFGHDLVDDPADDPVEGPAARPGYAPRGWNGLVSHLGHLGVTDEEMLAAGVATTATTGRLIDRFRDRAVLPITHHGEVLGFIGRRHPHVTDTEQRGPKYLNTATTLAFVKGAQLYVAGEDLLRGGAVPVIVEGPMDAIAVTLATRGSHVGVAPLGTALTDQQAAQLAAQITTQIATHVDPVSGPLAVRPVVATDADLPGRMAAERAYWTLALHGLDPAVVELPDGTDPASLYTTRGPAALRQTLSQARPLGEVLLEERLRNLPPGQAVGEAMAVAAARPPHEWPATAVEVSRRLDLGRAEVDQQLLEHVRAWNADPRRATDTALQDVRAVRERLQTATRTGTHGSPAALGTTTPLVGAPAERWHEVAATLDPRLVTQDDWPALAHLMQAASDQGHDVPAATRQVVQAAPLGDRPAQELRYRLVAHLDLPMPATEPTVRHRTDPEAAAETSRAVSSPSASPAPRR